One genomic window of Psychrobacillus sp. INOP01 includes the following:
- a CDS encoding carboxymuconolactone decarboxylase family protein codes for MSTGLDYFKKVYDVVPGWVQKMHDYNPAMLDHYTALRGAAMAEGVLSVKEKDILLVGINSARHYARSMVYHTKGAIDGGATLEELAEYLLVAYNYGGEKALQIGLQSFEYALELTGTQVEKISHDATATDIVRYYAQFASTDDSKDYYEQILSLFVSEDENALTNKLLASNVVDEQMKYILMTGIYTTVLKNIETDYWATKTREKGVEEPRLAELGYICLLTAGIPSWFEISDALIQK; via the coding sequence ATGTCAACTGGATTAGATTACTTTAAAAAAGTTTACGATGTCGTACCAGGTTGGGTTCAAAAAATGCATGATTATAACCCGGCGATGTTAGATCATTACACAGCATTACGTGGGGCAGCAATGGCTGAAGGAGTACTTTCAGTAAAGGAAAAAGATATTTTACTAGTTGGTATTAACTCTGCTCGACATTATGCACGAAGCATGGTTTATCACACAAAAGGTGCAATAGATGGTGGTGCTACACTTGAAGAATTGGCTGAGTATTTACTTGTAGCCTATAACTACGGTGGAGAGAAAGCATTACAAATCGGTCTTCAATCCTTTGAATATGCACTTGAGCTAACTGGCACCCAAGTTGAAAAGATTTCACACGATGCAACAGCTACTGATATTGTTCGTTATTACGCACAATTTGCTTCAACTGACGATAGTAAAGATTACTATGAACAGATTCTATCTCTTTTTGTATCCGAAGATGAAAACGCTTTAACTAATAAATTACTAGCATCAAACGTAGTCGATGAACAAATGAAATACATTTTAATGACCGGTATTTACACGACAGTGTTAAAGAATATAGAAACAGATTACTGGGCAACAAAAACACGTGAAAAAGGCGTGGAGGAACCTCGCTTAGCGGAACTTGGATACATTTGTCTTTTGACAGCAGGTATCCCTTCCTGGTTTGAAATCAGTGATGCACTTATCCAAAAATAA
- a CDS encoding CoA transferase subunit A, which produces MKIYNSAEEALDCVQTGQTIMVGGFGLVGGPLTLIDTLVELDVKDLTIISNNLGEQGKGLGKLLEQKKVKKAIGSYFTGNRDVGDAFQRGEIEIELLPQGTLAESIRAGGAGIAGYYTKTSFGTNLAKGKETKVFKGEEYVLEEALQADVAIIRAYKADTLGNLVYYKTARNFNPLMATAAKTVIVEVEEIVEAGELKSDEIATPHLFVDRVILAKKILTKEGVIEHG; this is translated from the coding sequence ATGAAGATTTATAATTCAGCCGAAGAGGCACTTGATTGTGTCCAAACTGGTCAAACAATTATGGTAGGCGGCTTTGGTCTTGTAGGTGGTCCTCTCACATTAATTGATACTTTAGTAGAACTTGATGTTAAAGACTTAACGATTATTAGTAATAATCTCGGTGAACAAGGTAAAGGCTTAGGGAAATTACTAGAACAAAAGAAAGTAAAAAAAGCGATAGGCTCTTATTTCACTGGAAATCGGGATGTAGGCGATGCCTTCCAGCGTGGTGAAATCGAGATTGAGCTTTTGCCACAGGGGACACTTGCAGAATCTATTCGGGCTGGTGGCGCCGGGATTGCTGGGTATTATACAAAGACTTCTTTTGGCACTAATTTAGCTAAAGGTAAAGAAACCAAAGTGTTTAAAGGCGAGGAATACGTTCTTGAAGAAGCATTGCAGGCAGATGTAGCCATTATTCGTGCTTATAAAGCAGATACATTAGGCAATCTAGTGTATTACAAAACAGCGCGCAACTTCAACCCACTCATGGCAACAGCTGCTAAAACAGTGATTGTTGAAGTGGAAGAAATAGTAGAAGCTGGCGAACTAAAAAGTGATGAAATCGCTACACCCCACCTGTTTGTTGATCGCGTTATCCTTGCGAAAAAGATTTTGACAAAGGAAGGTGTCATCGAACATGGCTAA
- a CDS encoding 3-oxoacid CoA-transferase subunit B encodes MANPIQEAIAKRAARELEQGQIVNLGIGIPTLVANYVEQNHVYLHTENGMLGVEDVTEEDIDPNIVNAGKFAVGEAVGASYFDSAASFAMIRGGHVDVAILGVLQVDEHARIANWAVPGKNIIGVGGAMDLLVGARKVIVTTTHTSKDGKSKILKECNYPITSTRSVDTIITDLAVFKYIDGQLHLIELMPGVDLETVEANTEATFINSLK; translated from the coding sequence ATGGCTAATCCAATTCAAGAAGCTATCGCCAAGCGTGCTGCCAGGGAATTAGAGCAAGGGCAAATTGTTAACTTAGGCATTGGAATTCCAACACTTGTGGCCAATTATGTAGAACAAAACCATGTTTACTTACACACGGAAAACGGGATGCTTGGTGTCGAGGATGTTACCGAGGAAGATATTGATCCGAATATCGTTAACGCAGGCAAATTTGCTGTTGGAGAAGCTGTTGGAGCCTCTTACTTTGATAGCGCTGCATCCTTTGCAATGATTCGTGGCGGTCACGTGGACGTAGCAATTTTAGGAGTACTACAAGTAGATGAACACGCTCGTATCGCCAATTGGGCAGTACCTGGAAAAAACATTATAGGTGTAGGCGGCGCAATGGATTTACTAGTTGGTGCTCGCAAGGTCATTGTAACGACCACTCATACATCCAAGGATGGAAAAAGTAAAATTTTGAAGGAATGTAATTACCCTATTACCTCCACACGTAGTGTAGATACAATTATTACGGATTTAGCAGTTTTTAAATACATCGATGGTCAATTACACTTAATTGAATTAATGCCAGGGGTCGATTTAGAAACAGTAGAAGCTAATACAGAAGCTACATTTATAAATAGCTTGAAATAA
- a CDS encoding thiolase family protein produces MKEVVIVEGVRTAIGKLGGSLMTQTADYMGAAVIKELLARTQIDPNEVDEVILGQAKQSADQSNVARLASLRADIPLEVPGYTVHRQCGSGLQSINNAAQQIALGLSDVIIAGGTESMSTAPYYIRDARYGLNVGNSQILDPNTESQPGSQPESYGLKTMGETAENLAEKYSISREAQDAFAYQSQVRTENAIKNGFFEKQIVPYEIKARKTTEIFKVDEHPRLTPLEKLATLKPVFREGGSVTAANASGRNDGAAALLVMSKEKAEELGLQPKVKIIAQAAAGVDPSIMGIGPVPATRKALKQAGLSIDDIDVIELNEAFASQSLAVIEELGLDQSKVNPNGGAIAMGHPIGATGAILMTKLIHELERTGKRYGLVTLCIAGGLGITTIVENCQAK; encoded by the coding sequence ATGAAGGAAGTAGTAATTGTAGAAGGCGTTCGTACTGCAATTGGAAAGCTTGGCGGCTCATTAATGACTCAGACCGCTGACTACATGGGTGCTGCCGTTATAAAAGAACTATTGGCTCGCACACAAATTGACCCTAATGAAGTGGATGAAGTTATCTTAGGTCAAGCAAAACAAAGTGCTGATCAGTCTAATGTTGCTCGCCTTGCTTCATTACGTGCGGATATCCCACTTGAAGTACCCGGTTACACGGTGCATCGTCAATGTGGTTCTGGCTTACAATCCATTAATAATGCTGCACAGCAGATTGCGCTTGGATTAAGCGACGTTATTATTGCTGGTGGTACAGAATCTATGAGTACAGCACCCTACTATATTCGCGATGCTAGGTACGGGCTAAATGTTGGAAATAGCCAAATTTTAGATCCAAATACAGAAAGTCAGCCTGGCTCTCAACCAGAATCCTACGGGCTAAAAACAATGGGCGAAACAGCTGAAAACTTAGCTGAAAAGTACTCCATTTCCCGTGAAGCACAAGATGCATTTGCGTATCAAAGCCAAGTTCGTACTGAAAATGCTATTAAAAACGGCTTCTTTGAAAAACAAATTGTCCCTTACGAGATTAAAGCACGTAAAACAACTGAAATATTTAAGGTCGATGAGCACCCACGTTTGACACCTCTAGAAAAGCTAGCTACTTTAAAACCTGTTTTCCGCGAGGGTGGATCTGTAACTGCCGCTAACGCTAGCGGTCGTAATGATGGAGCTGCAGCCCTTCTAGTAATGTCAAAAGAAAAAGCCGAAGAGCTAGGTCTTCAGCCAAAGGTTAAAATCATCGCCCAGGCAGCAGCTGGTGTAGATCCATCTATCATGGGTATCGGTCCTGTTCCAGCAACACGAAAAGCATTAAAACAAGCTGGGCTTTCCATAGATGACATTGATGTGATAGAACTAAATGAAGCCTTCGCTTCCCAATCACTGGCCGTTATAGAAGAATTAGGCTTAGATCAAAGCAAAGTAAATCCTAACGGTGGGGCTATCGCAATGGGACATCCCATTGGTGCAACTGGGGCTATTTTAATGACAAAGCTTATCCATGAATTAGAGCGTACAGGCAAGCGATATGGTTTAGTTACACTATGTATCGCCGGCGGACTTGGCATAACAACAATTGTTGAAAATTGCCAAGCAAAATAA
- a CDS encoding DUF3870 domain-containing protein — protein sequence MQQLNTLLVTAYAKAPQGTAMYEIYKHAGIVLEIDKLTHKIVDAEFTFITELAQNFFKRMLINFDFTMDINILIERIEEHYMAPSSGAVIVALKSAQKRYLEKIAK from the coding sequence ATGCAACAATTAAATACTTTATTAGTAACTGCATATGCAAAAGCGCCACAAGGTACAGCTATGTACGAAATCTATAAACACGCAGGTATTGTGTTAGAAATTGATAAACTAACGCATAAAATAGTGGATGCAGAATTTACATTCATAACTGAGTTAGCGCAAAATTTCTTTAAACGGATGTTAATAAATTTTGACTTCACGATGGATATCAACATTTTAATCGAGCGTATTGAAGAGCATTATATGGCCCCTTCGAGTGGAGCAGTTATAGTCGCTTTAAAATCTGCACAGAAAAGATATTTAGAAAAAATAGCTAAATAA
- a CDS encoding short-chain fatty acid transporter, protein MERLTNFFTSVMKKYLPDPFVFAIGLTILTFILALLIEDISFLNLTTSWGDGFWNLLAFTTQMAVILAMGYVLATAPITDRFLNKIASMVHTPKTAIIVATLVGGIGSYLNWGFGLVIGGIIAKKLALKVKGVHYPLIIAAAYSGFTFYGLGFSASIPILISTPGHFLEENMGLIALSETIFSLPMILTTIFLLITLPLFNAMLHPKDAKNVKEIDPTLHSDTKKLKVNVLEENTFANKLNNSRILSYVIGGLGLVYVIIHFSNGKSLDLNILNFIILFVGIILLGTPAKYTEHLSDGIKTVSGIILQFPFYAGIMAIMAASGLVDTIAKVFVDISTQHSLPFWGLISSFFINFFAPSAGGHWAVQGPFMIDAAKALGASLGETSMSVMLGNAWNDLVQPFWILPALALSRLKLKDIMGFLVMIMFYVGIVYIVATLAWSYLG, encoded by the coding sequence ATGGAAAGATTAACTAATTTCTTCACTTCAGTGATGAAGAAGTATTTGCCAGATCCATTCGTGTTTGCGATTGGTTTAACAATTTTAACTTTTATCTTAGCACTTTTAATTGAGGATATTTCATTCCTCAATTTAACAACTTCATGGGGTGACGGCTTTTGGAACCTTTTAGCCTTCACTACACAAATGGCTGTCATTTTAGCAATGGGTTATGTACTTGCAACAGCACCAATTACTGACCGCTTCTTGAATAAGATTGCCAGCATGGTGCATACACCAAAAACGGCAATTATTGTAGCTACACTTGTAGGTGGAATCGGGAGTTACTTGAACTGGGGATTCGGACTAGTAATCGGTGGAATTATCGCTAAAAAATTAGCATTAAAGGTTAAAGGTGTCCATTATCCATTAATTATCGCTGCAGCATACTCTGGTTTCACATTTTATGGATTAGGTTTCTCTGCTTCTATTCCAATTTTAATCTCAACACCAGGACATTTCTTAGAAGAGAATATGGGACTTATCGCTTTATCTGAAACTATTTTTAGCTTACCAATGATTCTTACAACTATTTTCTTATTAATCACATTACCACTATTCAATGCTATGCTACATCCAAAAGACGCAAAAAATGTGAAAGAAATAGATCCTACTTTACACTCAGATACGAAAAAGTTAAAAGTAAATGTATTGGAAGAAAATACATTCGCTAACAAATTAAACAATAGCCGTATTCTTTCTTATGTGATTGGTGGCCTAGGTCTTGTTTACGTGATAATTCATTTCTCTAATGGAAAGTCATTAGACTTAAATATTCTTAACTTTATTATCTTATTTGTAGGAATTATTTTACTTGGTACACCTGCAAAATATACAGAGCATTTATCAGATGGTATCAAAACAGTATCAGGTATCATTCTTCAATTCCCATTCTATGCTGGTATTATGGCAATCATGGCTGCTTCTGGCTTAGTAGATACAATTGCAAAGGTATTCGTTGATATCTCCACTCAGCATTCATTACCGTTCTGGGGCTTGATTAGTTCTTTCTTCATTAACTTCTTTGCACCATCTGCAGGCGGTCACTGGGCAGTACAAGGACCTTTCATGATCGATGCAGCAAAAGCATTAGGAGCTTCACTTGGAGAGACTTCCATGTCCGTTATGCTTGGTAATGCTTGGAATGACTTAGTACAGCCATTCTGGATTTTACCAGCACTAGCACTATCTCGTTTAAAACTAAAAGACATTATGGGCTTCTTAGTAATGATTATGTTTTATGTTGGAATTGTTTATATCGTTGCTACACTAGCTTGGTCTTACCTTGGCTAA